The following are encoded in a window of Psychrobacter sp. P11F6 genomic DNA:
- a CDS encoding D-alanine--D-alanine ligase: MTTDTKENTSTQNSDNLESNNTTLNTTTSDAKDARQFGKVAVVYGGSSNERSVSLDSGAAVLQALQNQGVDATHFDPKHQDITELREYDRVFNVLHGRGGEDGLLQGVLQWFDIPQTGSGILASALGMDKVRTKQLWQGCGLATAPFSLLTAETDWQQVVNMLGLPLIIKPVHEGSSIGMTKVNNLDELPAAYATAVQCGDAVMAERWITGREFTIVIIDDEAYPVIRLEPADITNFYDFEAKYNRNDTSYYIPCGLSAADEKHLQDLSLAAFRAVDAKGWGRIDAMQDEAGNFWLLEINTVPGMTSHSLVPMAAKARGMDFDALCWHILAQTLE, translated from the coding sequence ATGACGACTGATACTAAAGAAAATACCAGCACTCAAAATTCAGATAATTTAGAGAGCAATAATACCACTCTAAACACGACGACCAGTGATGCAAAAGATGCCAGACAGTTTGGTAAAGTGGCGGTTGTCTATGGCGGCAGTAGCAATGAACGCAGCGTATCGTTAGACAGCGGTGCTGCCGTATTGCAGGCGCTACAAAACCAAGGCGTTGATGCCACTCATTTCGATCCTAAGCATCAAGACATCACAGAGCTACGCGAGTATGACCGCGTGTTCAATGTGTTGCATGGTCGCGGCGGCGAGGATGGTTTGTTGCAAGGTGTGCTGCAATGGTTTGATATTCCACAGACAGGTTCAGGCATTCTGGCATCAGCGCTGGGTATGGACAAGGTTCGTACCAAGCAGTTGTGGCAGGGTTGTGGGTTAGCAACCGCGCCATTTTCATTGTTAACAGCTGAGACTGACTGGCAGCAAGTGGTCAACATGCTAGGTTTACCACTTATTATCAAGCCCGTTCATGAAGGATCGAGTATTGGTATGACTAAGGTCAACAATCTGGACGAGTTGCCAGCGGCTTATGCAACGGCGGTACAGTGCGGTGACGCGGTCATGGCTGAGCGCTGGATTACCGGTCGCGAGTTCACAATCGTCATTATCGATGATGAAGCCTATCCAGTCATTCGTCTTGAACCTGCTGATATTACCAACTTCTACGATTTTGAAGCCAAGTATAATCGTAATGATACCAGTTACTATATCCCCTGTGGTCTGAGCGCTGCTGACGAAAAGCATTTACAAGATCTGAGCCTTGCAGCGTTCCGTGCCGTTGATGCCAAAGGCTGGGGACGCATCGATGCTATGCAAGATGAAGCAGGTAACTTCTGGTTGCTTGAAATCAATACGGTACCAGGCATGACCAGCCATAGCTTGGTTCCGATGGCAGCCAAGGCTCGAGGCATGGACTTTGATGCATTGTGCTGGCATATTTTAGCGCAGACATTAGAGTGA